A part of Flavobacteriaceae bacterium GSB9 genomic DNA contains:
- the uvrB gene encoding excinuclease ABC subunit UvrB — protein MKFKVKSSFKPTGDQPNAIKQLADGIVSNEKHQTLLGVTGSGKTFTVANVIEEVQRPTLVLAHNKTLAAQLYSEFKQFFPDNAVEYFVSYYDYYQPEAYIPVSGVYIEKDLSINEEIEKMRLSTTSSLLSGRRDVLVVASVSCLYGIGNPIEFQKNVITITRDQVISRTQLLHQLVQSLYSRTEGEFHHGNFRIKGDTVDIFPSYADDAFRIHFFGDEIEDIESFNIQTNEIVEKYDRLNIYPANMFVTSPEVLQNAIKEIQDDLVKQHDYFKEIGKHLEAKRLKERTEFDLEMIRELGYCSGIENYSRYLDGRKPGSRPFCLLDYFPDDYLMVVDESHVTVSQVHAMYGGDRSRKENLVEYGFRLPAAMDNRPLKFEEFEALQNQVIYVSATPADYELQKTDGVYVEQIIRPTGLLDPEIEVRPSLNQIDDLIEEIQQRVEKDERTLVTTLTKRMAEELTKYLDRIQIRCRYIHSDVDTLERVEIMQDLRKGLFDVLVGVNLLREGLDLPEVSLVAILDADKEGFLRSTRSLTQTVGRAARNLNGKAIMYADKITNSMQKTIDETNYRREKQLAYNSENNIVPKALNKSLDNALSKNSVSTYSYELQAAKAAEPESEYLSKPELEKKIREKRKLMEEAAKALDFIVAAKLRDDIKGYQEKLEKLKV, from the coding sequence ATGAAATTTAAAGTTAAATCAAGTTTTAAGCCCACAGGTGACCAACCAAATGCCATAAAACAACTGGCAGACGGCATCGTTTCTAACGAAAAACACCAAACACTACTTGGGGTCACCGGTTCTGGAAAAACCTTTACTGTAGCTAATGTTATTGAAGAAGTGCAACGCCCTACCCTGGTTTTAGCACATAATAAAACTTTGGCGGCACAGTTGTATTCTGAGTTTAAACAGTTTTTTCCAGATAATGCCGTAGAGTACTTTGTCTCATACTACGATTACTACCAACCAGAAGCCTATATTCCAGTTTCCGGGGTTTATATTGAAAAGGATTTATCCATCAACGAAGAAATAGAAAAAATGCGTCTAAGCACTACCTCATCTTTATTAAGCGGAAGGCGCGATGTGTTGGTTGTGGCATCAGTTTCATGTTTGTATGGTATTGGCAACCCTATCGAGTTTCAAAAAAATGTTATTACCATTACACGCGATCAAGTTATCTCGCGAACACAACTTTTACATCAATTGGTGCAAAGTTTGTATTCAAGAACTGAAGGTGAATTCCACCATGGAAATTTTAGAATAAAAGGCGATACGGTTGATATTTTCCCGAGTTATGCCGATGATGCTTTTAGAATTCACTTTTTTGGTGACGAAATTGAGGATATCGAATCGTTTAACATTCAAACCAACGAAATCGTTGAAAAATATGATCGATTGAATATTTATCCTGCCAATATGTTTGTAACCTCGCCCGAAGTACTTCAAAATGCCATAAAGGAGATTCAAGATGATTTGGTAAAACAACACGATTATTTCAAAGAAATTGGGAAACACCTTGAAGCTAAGCGCCTAAAAGAGCGTACAGAATTTGATTTAGAAATGATTCGTGAATTAGGCTATTGTTCTGGCATCGAAAATTACTCACGCTATTTAGATGGCAGAAAACCAGGTTCGCGCCCATTCTGTTTATTAGATTATTTTCCAGACGATTATTTAATGGTCGTTGATGAAAGTCACGTTACCGTTTCGCAAGTACATGCCATGTATGGAGGCGATAGAAGCCGAAAAGAAAACTTAGTAGAATATGGCTTTAGGTTACCGGCAGCCATGGATAACCGACCACTAAAATTTGAAGAATTTGAAGCCTTACAAAACCAAGTTATTTATGTGAGTGCCACACCGGCCGATTATGAATTGCAAAAAACCGATGGTGTTTATGTAGAACAGATTATACGCCCCACAGGATTGTTAGATCCAGAAATTGAAGTCCGCCCAAGCCTTAACCAAATAGACGATTTAATTGAAGAAATACAGCAGCGTGTTGAAAAAGACGAGCGCACCTTGGTTACCACACTAACAAAGCGCATGGCCGAAGAGCTGACAAAATATTTAGATAGAATTCAAATTAGATGCCGTTACATACACAGTGATGTGGATACCCTAGAACGGGTTGAAATTATGCAAGATTTACGTAAAGGATTGTTTGATGTCTTAGTGGGCGTCAACTTACTGCGTGAAGGTTTAGATTTGCCCGAAGTGTCGTTAGTAGCCATTTTAGATGCTGATAAAGAAGGTTTTTTACGATCTACTAGGTCTTTAACACAAACCGTGGGAAGAGCCGCAAGAAACCTAAATGGCAAGGCTATCATGTATGCTGATAAAATAACCAATAGCATGCAAAAAACTATTGATGAAACCAATTACCGACGCGAAAAACAGCTTGCTTATAATTCGGAAAACAACATCGTGCCAAAAGCTTTAAATAAAAGTTTGGACAATGCACTATCAAAAAACTCTGTTAGCACTTACAGTTACGAATTACAAGCGGCAAAAGCTGCCGAGCCCGAAAGTGAATATCTTAGTAAACCCGAACTAGAGAAAAAAATAAGAGAGAAACGCAAGCTTATGGAAGAAGCTGCAAAAGCATTAGACTTTATTGTAGCAGCAAAGCTTAGAGATGACATTAAAGGCTACCAAGAAAAACTTGAAAAGCTAAAAGTTTAA